A region from the Nostoc sp. HK-01 genome encodes:
- a CDS encoding IS1 transposase gives MWTAVNHFTQGILAWVLGDHSAETFEPLWEIVKQWESYFYVTDGWKVYPSFIPDGDQIVSKTYMTRVENENTRLRHYLARLHRKTLCYSKSEQMLRHSIKLLLHYLKYQIVPI, from the coding sequence TTGTGGACAGCAGTAAATCACTTTACTCAAGGTATTTTAGCCTGGGTCTTAGGAGACCATAGTGCGGAAACATTCGAGCCATTATGGGAAATTGTGAAACAGTGGGAAAGCTATTTTTATGTGACCGATGGCTGGAAAGTTTACCCCAGTTTTATACCAGATGGAGACCAAATTGTGAGTAAAACATATATGACGCGAGTAGAAAATGAAAATACCCGATTACGTCATTATCTTGCACGCCTTCACAGAAAAACTTTATGCTATTCCAAATCAGAACAAATGCTGAGACACTCAATTAAATTATTACTTCATTATTTGAAGTATCAAATTGTACCTATATAA
- a CDS encoding IS1 transposase yields the protein MQCPYCESTEIRKNGKRRGKQNHICTNCDRQFIDVYDPPKGYSEELKQECLKMYLNGMGFRGIERVKGVHHTTIISWVKQRGEKLPDVPQEDAVPEVGELDELETFIGSKKTKSGCGQQ from the coding sequence GTGCAATGTCCATACTGTGAGTCTACGGAAATTAGAAAGAATGGAAAACGGAGAGGTAAACAAAATCACATCTGTACTAACTGCGATCGCCAATTTATTGATGTGTACGATCCGCCAAAAGGATACTCAGAGGAACTTAAACAAGAATGTTTAAAAATGTATCTTAATGGGATGGGTTTTCGTGGGATTGAACGTGTTAAAGGTGTACATCATACTACTATAATCTCTTGGGTAAAACAAAGAGGAGAAAAGCTGCCAGACGTACCCCAAGAAGATGCTGTACCAGAAGTTGGAGAACTAGATGAATTAGAGACATTCATAGGTTCAAAAAAAACAAAATCTGGTTGTGGACAGCAGTAA
- the secA gene encoding preprotein translocase SecA subunit encodes MLKLLLGDPNARKLKKYQPYITEINLLEEEIKALSDDDLKGKTGEFQQRLAKGETLDDILPEAFAVVREAGRRVLGLRHFDVQMLGGIILHTGQIAEMKTGEGKTLVATLPSYLNALTGKGVHVVTVNDYLARRDAEWMGQVHRFLGLSVGLIQASMNPSERQKNYECDITYVTNSEVGFDYLRDNMSTSMADVVQRPFNYCVIDEVDSILIDEARTPLIISGQVERPTEKYLQAEEIALTLKKEEHYEVDEKARNVLLTDEGFAEAEELLGVTDLFDPEDPWAHFVFNALKAKELFLKDVNYIVRNGEVVIVDEFTGRVLPGRRWSDGLHQAIEAKEHVEIQPETQTLATITYQNLFLLYPKLGGMTGTAKTEEAEFEKIYKLEVSVIPTNRIRRRQDLSDMVFKTEAGKWQAIARECAEMHELGRPVLVGTTSVEKSEYLSQLLKQAGIPHELLNARPENVEREAEIVAQAGRRGAVTIATNMAGRGTDIILGGNSEYMARLKLREYFMPRIVQPEDEDVFGVQRASGSMPTGHGGGQGFTPGKKVKTWKASPEIFPTQLSKETEKLLKEAVDFAVREYGDRSLPELEAEDKVAVAAEKAPTTDPVIQRLREAYNRVKHEYEEFTDSEHNNVVEIGGLHVIGTERHESRRIDNQLRGRAGRQGDPGSTRFFLSLEDNLLRIFGGDRVAGLMNAFQVEEDMPIESGMLTRSLEGAQKKVETYYYDIRKQVFEYDEVMNNQRRAIYAERRRVLEGQDLKEQVIKYAEKTMDDIVDYYINADLPSEEWELDKLVEKVKEFVYLLSDMQASQLEDMSVTEIKAFLHEQVRIAYDMKEAQIDQVQPGLMRQAERFFILQRIDTLWREHLQQMDALRESVGLRGYGQKDPLIEYKSEGYELFLDMMVNIRRDVVYSLFMFQPQPQPVVQTSSEMV; translated from the coding sequence ATGTTAAAACTCTTGTTGGGCGATCCCAACGCTCGTAAGCTGAAAAAATACCAACCTTATATCACGGAAATTAATCTCTTAGAGGAAGAAATTAAAGCTCTCTCTGATGATGATTTAAAAGGTAAAACAGGAGAATTCCAACAGCGACTCGCTAAAGGTGAAACTCTGGATGACATCCTACCTGAAGCCTTTGCCGTGGTGAGAGAAGCAGGACGGCGAGTCTTAGGATTGCGGCACTTTGATGTTCAGATGTTAGGCGGTATCATCCTACACACTGGACAAATTGCGGAAATGAAAACTGGGGAAGGTAAAACCCTGGTAGCAACCTTACCGAGTTATTTAAATGCTCTCACAGGTAAAGGCGTACACGTCGTTACTGTGAACGATTACCTAGCTCGCCGGGACGCAGAGTGGATGGGACAGGTGCATCGCTTCTTAGGGTTGAGTGTGGGACTAATTCAGGCGAGCATGAATCCCAGTGAACGCCAGAAGAACTATGAATGTGATATTACCTACGTTACCAATAGTGAAGTAGGCTTTGACTATCTGCGGGACAACATGTCCACTTCAATGGCTGATGTCGTACAACGTCCCTTTAACTATTGTGTAATTGACGAAGTAGACTCAATTCTGATTGATGAAGCGCGGACACCCCTGATTATTTCTGGTCAGGTAGAAAGACCAACAGAAAAATACTTGCAAGCAGAGGAAATCGCTCTCACCCTCAAAAAAGAAGAACATTACGAAGTAGACGAAAAAGCCCGTAACGTTTTGTTAACAGATGAAGGTTTTGCCGAAGCAGAAGAGCTTTTAGGTGTGACAGATTTATTTGACCCAGAAGATCCTTGGGCGCACTTTGTATTTAATGCACTTAAAGCCAAAGAACTCTTCTTAAAGGATGTTAACTATATTGTTCGGAATGGCGAAGTAGTCATCGTAGACGAATTTACTGGACGGGTGTTACCTGGAAGGCGGTGGAGTGATGGATTACACCAAGCCATTGAAGCCAAAGAACATGTAGAAATTCAACCAGAAACCCAAACTCTAGCAACCATTACTTACCAAAACTTGTTCTTGCTGTATCCTAAACTGGGCGGGATGACGGGAACCGCTAAAACAGAAGAAGCTGAGTTTGAAAAAATTTACAAATTAGAAGTCAGCGTCATTCCCACCAACAGAATCAGAAGACGACAAGATTTGTCGGATATGGTGTTTAAAACAGAGGCGGGTAAATGGCAAGCGATCGCCAGAGAATGTGCCGAAATGCACGAACTTGGCCGCCCTGTATTAGTAGGAACCACTAGTGTAGAAAAGTCAGAATATCTCAGCCAACTGCTAAAACAAGCAGGCATTCCCCATGAGTTATTAAACGCTCGACCAGAAAACGTGGAACGGGAAGCAGAAATTGTGGCTCAGGCAGGGCGCAGAGGTGCTGTAACTATCGCTACTAACATGGCTGGTCGGGGTACAGACATCATCCTAGGTGGTAACTCCGAATACATGGCGCGTCTGAAGTTGCGTGAATATTTCATGCCGCGCATCGTCCAACCAGAAGACGAAGATGTGTTTGGCGTGCAAAGGGCAAGCGGTAGTATGCCTACAGGACATGGTGGCGGACAAGGTTTTACACCTGGGAAAAAAGTCAAAACTTGGAAAGCTTCGCCAGAAATCTTCCCCACCCAACTGTCAAAAGAAACAGAAAAACTGCTGAAAGAAGCAGTAGATTTTGCAGTGCGGGAATATGGCGATCGCTCTTTACCAGAACTAGAAGCAGAAGATAAAGTCGCAGTAGCTGCCGAAAAAGCACCCACCACAGACCCAGTAATTCAGAGATTGCGGGAAGCATATAATCGTGTCAAACACGAATATGAAGAGTTTACCGACAGCGAACATAATAACGTCGTCGAAATTGGTGGTTTACACGTAATTGGCACAGAACGCCACGAATCACGGCGGATTGATAACCAGTTGCGGGGACGCGCCGGACGACAAGGCGACCCTGGTTCTACCAGATTTTTCCTCAGTTTAGAGGATAACTTATTGCGGATTTTTGGAGGCGATCGCGTTGCTGGCTTAATGAACGCCTTCCAAGTCGAAGAAGATATGCCTATTGAGTCGGGAATGCTCACCCGCAGCTTAGAAGGCGCACAGAAAAAAGTCGAAACTTACTACTACGACATCCGGAAACAGGTATTTGAGTACGACGAGGTAATGAACAACCAACGTCGCGCCATCTACGCCGAACGCCGTCGGGTATTAGAAGGTCAAGACTTGAAAGAACAAGTCATTAAATATGCAGAAAAAACGATGGACGACATCGTTGACTATTACATCAACGCAGATCTACCTTCCGAAGAATGGGAGCTAGACAAACTTGTTGAGAAAGTCAAAGAATTCGTCTACTTGCTATCAGATATGCAGGCAAGTCAGCTAGAGGATATGTCTGTCACCGAGATTAAGGCATTCCTCCACGAACAGGTGAGAATTGCCTACGACATGAAAGAAGCGCAAATTGACCAAGTTCAACCAGGGTTAATGCGTCAAGCCGAACGCTTCTTCATCTTGCAACGCATTGATACTCTGTGGCGAGAACACCTGCAACAAATGGATGCTTTACGTGAGTCTGTAGGTTTGCGTGGTTATGGTCAAAAAGACCCACTGATTGAATATAAGAGCGAAGGTTATGAACTATTCCTCGATATGATGGTCAACATCCGCCGAGATGTAGTTTACTCCTTGTTCATGTTCCAACCCCAGCCTCAGCCAGTAGTGCAAACATCATCTGAGATGGTGTGA